The Salvelinus sp. IW2-2015 linkage group LG15, ASM291031v2, whole genome shotgun sequence genome includes a region encoding these proteins:
- the fdx2 gene encoding ferredoxin-2, mitochondrial, producing the protein MELNVNCLYFLCEGLYQSEVGASAEDPQEDVVNVVYIDRSGKRIPVKAKVGDNAMYLAHRHNIELEGACEASLACSTCHVYVNRAHVDKLPEPDEREDDMLDMAPALQENSRLGCQIILTQELEGIELTLPKVTRNFYVDGHVPKPH; encoded by the exons ATGGAACTGAATGTCAACTGTCTTTATTTTTTGTGTGAAGGTCTGTACCAAAGTGAAGTGGGTGCAAGTGCAGAAGACCCCCAAGAAGATGT GGTGAATGTGGTGTACATAGATAGATCAGGAAAGAGGATTCCAGTGAAGGCTAAAGTGGGAGACAATGCAATGTACCTGGCCCATAGGCACAACATTGAACTGGAAG GAGCTTGCGAGGCGTCACTAGCTTGCTCAACGTGCCACGTGTATGTGAACAGAGCCCATGTCGACAAGCTACCAGAGCCTGACGAAAG AGAGGATGACATGCTGGACATGGCCCCAGCGCTACAGGAGAACTCCAGACTTGGCTGTCAGATCATCCTCACCCAGGAGCTGGAGGGCATCGAGCTTACCCTGCCTAAGGTCACCAGGAACTTCTACGTGGACGGCCATGTTCCCAAACCACACTGA